CCGAATTGTAGCGTCGCTGCGGCTCCAAGTGAAACCCCAGCAATGTGAGCTTTCTCGATTCCCAACGCATTAATGAAAGCTGCCAGATCATCGGCATACTGCTCAGTGCTGTATGGTCCCCAGGGAGCGTCGCTTAGTCCAGCGCCCCGGGGGGTCTATAGAATAGACAGTAAAGTGCTTTGAATACTCTGGGAACTGGAAAGCATAGCAGGCGTTGTCCCCAGTCAAAAAAGGGATCATGATAAGCGGCTCTCCGTTCCCCATAGATTCATAATTTATCTCTATACCGTTTGCGTGTACCTTAGGCATTGGCTTCCTCTCCTTTTGACATTGTTTAGACTGCTCACATCCGTATCTTTATAATACGTATAAAGACAGCGGTTGGATTAAAATACCTTTACAGCACCTCAAGGCTTGGCTCAGCCAATGTCAAAGCTCCTGAGAGGAATTAGGGGTCAGGTCTTGGATTGTGAATTATGGAGACTCATGGGCACAAGTATGTATATCAAAATCTTTTGAATACGGCGTCGGAATGTTACAGCAACAGAAGGAAAAAATAAAAACCTGTTATTTCAACGGGTTGTTGCCCAAATCCACTTACAATAATCTACAGAATCGATATAATGGGGAAAACCTAAAGGAAGATAAGAGCGCCCAACCATGATGAGTTATCAGGGCCCGCCCCAGAGAAAATTGTTTTACATAGGGATCAATCTGGATAAGAGAATAAAAAAGAATCATTCTATGAGAAAGATAAGGGAACTGATAGATTTTGATTTCATATACAAGGAGGTAAAAGGTAAATACGGCTACAAATGGGAACGAATCAATCCCTCCACCGGTAATACTCAAATTGATGCTGCTTTTGGTTCTATACAACGTGAGGTCGGAGAGGGAATTAATGTAAAACGATAGGGGTCGGGTCTCAACATTTAACTATTCCTGTTAGCCATTAGATCCTTCTTCAATTTTGTTACCATCCCTGAAACCTTCCTGTTCTTCTCGCTCAACCTCTCAAACCTCTTACACGCTTGCGATACCGCCGCATAATCCATCCCGAACACTTCTCCTATCTCTTTTAAACTTAGCATCGTGTATTTCTTGATTAAATACAAAGCCATCTGACGATAAATATTCCCTTTCTTCTTTCGAAAAATCTCTTCCCTCTCTACTCCAAAGCTACTCATAATGCTTCCGATTACTTCTTCCAAACTACACGTCCCAGCCATCTTTGTCTCCGTTACTTCCCTCTTCCTTCCTAACGACTTTATCTTCTTCTCTATCCTTTTCATAAATTCTTCACTACCTAGAGCTAACCCTCTATATGAATCCCTCATTGGATTAACCATATCCATATTTTCAAGGACAAATCTCTTATACTTCCTTCTAGCTTTGTTCATATCCCCATCAAGTTGGCCTAAGATAAACTCGGTATTCAGTCTTTCTACCGGGCTTCTTTTC
This portion of the Thermodesulfobacteriota bacterium genome encodes:
- a CDS encoding helix-turn-helix domain-containing protein; its protein translation is YHLFIKTPHANISPGMHYLNTSYTNWFKAEHKVVGVIFQGRYKSILVDEDNYGLRLSAYIHLNPVRAGIVADVKEYEWSSYQSYIGKRSPVERLNTEFILGQLDGDMNKARRKYKRFVLENMDMVNPMRDSYRGLALGSEEFMKRIEKKIKSLGRKREVTETKMAGTCSLEEVIGSIMSSFGVEREEIFRKKKGNIYRQMALYLIKKYTMLSLKEIGEVFGMDYAAVSQACKRFERLSEKNRKVSGMVTKLKKDLMANRNS